The Vitis vinifera cultivar Pinot Noir 40024 chromosome 16, ASM3070453v1 DNA segment TAACCTTTCCCCTTACATAATAATCAAACCCGATATGCCTTTTGTGGGCATGAAAAACTAGATTCCAATACATGTGCAAAACACTTAAATTATCAATTGGTAAATAAATAAGGAGCTACTTTGTGTGATAAGAACATCATTTACATagattaataaaacaaaaaaaaaaaagattcaaaaatgtttttgtagATGAACAAGAGAAGTTAGTTTTGTTGCAATGAAACCCAAAGCTAAATAAGGATTGAGATCATTTTTCAAACCAAGCATGTGGTGCTTGCTTCAAATCATAAACAGATTTCTTAAGAAGGTATACATGTCTAAATATTAGGGATGAACAAAGCCTGGAGAATGCTCTAAATATATTTGTTAGGATAAAACCCTTTAAAGCATGACATtatgaaacaaatttgaaattcattatttatttaatgatatttcaatttcatttttatttatcattttttatgcaATATTATATCTTATGAGTATTTTGGCTTAACATCTCTAGCATTATACATGATTTAAGTGTATTAGGAGTTACACataatatccaaattattttctccttgcaactaaataatttattgacaaCCGATTTAAGAACTTAGACAGTTAGACAATCCATTTGAGACTTTAGTACACTACCTCacatggtaagtgcactagtaTGTACAGTTATACATTAGATAATACCTATAATGAATTATGACGTAAGACTATTAAATAGTCATGATTTCACCAAATAGTTAtactatattaattttttaatcttaagaaaatattgaattgaAGTGAAAGTTTGCAATGGTTTTAAACTACAAGTGAGATCTTAATGTGATCGTATGTTTTCTATAAATTGGATTACTATTAATGGATGTTgataataatagatatttttaatagaaacaccataatatttcataaattttaaaacagtATTTCCCCTTAGACAATCTTAAGGAAATATGTTAAAAGTAAACTATGATCATAATAATTACTTAAGTGATGAATTAAACAagtgaatttgttttttaaatagacGAATTCaatccaaaaatttaaaaattgattaaaaaaaatatcatgtttttgtatttaattttaaacaattatttttcaacaatatatatatatttttttaatctataaatAAACCCCCTCCACGAATGCATATAGACCACTCAAGCACTTACTACGGCGGAAAGGGCCACTGTTCTCCTCCCAAAGAGGCAAAAGGAGTTGGAAACGTGGGAGACAGCTTTTCACCTTCCCCACCCCCGCACTCACCATTGGCtacaaaattgaataattgataCATGGCCAGGTGGAATACGGAGGATCACTTCCCACCATCATCTTCTACCTCCACTGCACAACATAAAACCATCTACTATCTACATGGAAACCACCACCATTTTCCTTGTGTATTCATAGCCTCATATGatatcttttataaaataatgcacAGGATCACTTAACtgcttttaataaaatcatattaaacAACAGATTTATTCCTagacttttaattaaaaatatgaatatggtAGGCCTGTTtatcaattgtttttttaaacagtcctgaaaattagttttaaagaacaattttttaaaactgttatatgatattttgtaaaacaaaaatttgtttaaaaacttgaaatatttttaacctatttttaatattttaaaaaataaattttatatctacaactttattttttaatcattatatatgtttgtataatcattttttgaaacaacactcagaaaagaacataaaacaattaaaatatattatctgaaaacatcatgttttatgtttttaagaacataaaacagaagacaattttttgttgtcaaatgtattttccaatttttttgttttggaaaacaaaaaactgttctcgaaaatagttatcaaataaacccatagtttttcaaaataataacaataatacaCGGAGCTTTGcaattcattattttcaattttttaaaaatgcaaGGTGCACCAACCCTTTGATTAcccttttttctttaaattaccCTACCAAATCGTGAGCAATTATGTTGATGTCCAAGAATTTGTGTCTAATACATACCATACTATTCTTATAATAATCACCATTTGTCTTAGTTATAAGCTtaattaaaatgtgtttgaaaatgattttaggaagtatttctaTCATTTGTAGCAAACTTTTATCTTCGAgtattaaaaagactaaaaacgCTCAAATGAGTTGCTCAAAGCATCCATTTCAAATACATCTTTCACATATTCTAAATAGTTTGTTGAACAAAATTGTTATCTAAAAAAAGTAAAGatgaataatataatatttgtagGAGAAATTTCTAACAGTCACAGTTGGTTGGACACCACTTTAAAAAAACACTCATTgtatttttaaagaacaattttaatataaataatatcaagGCATTGGAGCTAAAAATTTACAGAAATTGGTCATTCATGAACCCCATAAGCCACAAGGGATGGTCTTTATACGAGCATATATATATTCCCAAATCCACAAAGAGAATAAGTTTCTACCCATAAGGAGCAACTCATGTGTAGATGCGTGTGTCCATGTATGTATAAAGTGCAGATGCCCACATATGCCCAATCAAAAGGCCCCAAAGTGACATATGCCCATATGAGCCCAACCAAAGGGCAAAGCATGCAGAATGAACACAATGGATTTGCAGCTTTTTGTAGACGAGGCTAGTAACCCTTTAAAGGAAAGGGAATTAAACAAGAATATTGTTCTGCACGGAGTACCTCGTCATCATCCATTTGCTATATACCAATTCGTATCTCTTTCCGCGGGGTACAAGGCGTGGCGGAGGAAGCAACCATTTTGAAGCTTCAATGTAGTTGAGGGTGACGAAGGGTCTCACCCCATCATCGTCTAGCATCTTCGCGAATTTTGCTCGTTTGGATGTGTTTGCTCCTGGCCCCATACACTTGTATTCTCCATAGAAAACCAATCTGCGTATTGAAGGAGAATTTTTGCCTTTGTTTTTAGTCGAATTTTCTCTctttatcatgcatgttatgATATATGTCTATTGGGGGAATATAATCGATAAGAAAACGataatgaaagagaagaaagagagcTTACGAGTCGCGTTCAGGGTGGAAGTTATCGGACCAGCCTAAAGGGTGGACAACAGTGCTCATGTTGGTGTATGAAAACACCACCCTCGGTCTACTCATCCATGCCCGCCCTAAGTAAGTGTTGCTGCCACTACCCGACACCCTGCAGTGGACGAAAGAGTATCCATTGTCCTCTGATTCAAGTTTCCTCGCCTGCGCTGTGATCACTGAAAATTCGCCACCAGCTCCCTTGGCATGTAGCTCAGTGCTCTGcttcaaaaaaatcattaatttactagtgaaaaaaaaatgcttgaaaTTGATAGTTTCCAGAAGTACTTACCAAATAGAGAGACTTGCCACTTCCAAATATGAAGTCCACAGTGCCTTCAATGTAGCATCCATGGAAAAAATGCCTGCCTCTATCATCACATAGGGTGTCCTGAAAACCGACCAGCTTGCAGTTATAAAACGCGGCCTTATCACCCGACACCCTCACTGCCACCGCCTGCCCTCCGTTCCTTCTCCCTTCCGGCCTCGGGGACGAGTTCTGAAATTATAAACCATCATAAACTTCACATTTTTGGCTAAGAAATTACAAATGTGTCACAATCACCATTCTAATAATTAGTTCACTCACAATGACTATTATGTTAACCGCCATGAAGTAATCTGATTCCACTATTAGCGTGGCACTGTCCACTGTCCCGAACTTGGCAGCCGTCCCATCAAATGACAGCATCGGCATGTCGTCCGGCGATCCATAGAATGTTATAAATGGTTTACTCCTATCAATCTTGATTTTCTCTTCATATACTCCACCTCCAATCCATATAATTACGCGTTGAGTGTTACCAGCTGGAACACTATCGACCGCCGCCATCACCTTATTGAAGTTTCCTCCACCACCTTTACTTACCTTGATGATTTTTACCCTCTCCTCCGCCTTCACTAGGACCGGATCAAGAGTCGTCCGCCGGAGGTTATGGCTCTGGATGACATCGTTGAACCATGAAGCTAGTTGAATTGCATCGTCAGGGATTTGGGGATCATCCGCAAGCACAGTCGACGGGAGGACGAGGAAGAAGAACACCATAGAGGCTGCGGCTGGAAAAGCAGTGTGTGTCATTTTCGTAGCCATTCTTGAGTTCAATATGCAAGGAGGACAGGGAGAAGAGAATGCAATTTATAAAGTCACGCCATCCTTGTATGATGTAGTGGAGGTATGGTACCCTTAAAC contains these protein-coding regions:
- the LOC100242572 gene encoding putative pectinesterase 63, coding for MATKMTHTAFPAAASMVFFFLVLPSTVLADDPQIPDDAIQLASWFNDVIQSHNLRRTTLDPVLVKAEERVKIIKVSKGGGGNFNKVMAAVDSVPAGNTQRVIIWIGGGVYEEKIKIDRSKPFITFYGSPDDMPMLSFDGTAAKFGTVDSATLIVESDYFMAVNIIVINSSPRPEGRRNGGQAVAVRVSGDKAAFYNCKLVGFQDTLCDDRGRHFFHGCYIEGTVDFIFGSGKSLYLSTELHAKGAGGEFSVITAQARKLESEDNGYSFVHCRVSGSGSNTYLGRAWMSRPRVVFSYTNMSTVVHPLGWSDNFHPERDSLVFYGEYKCMGPGANTSKRAKFAKMLDDDGVRPFVTLNYIEASKWLLPPPRLVPRGKRYELVYSKWMMTRYSVQNNILV